ATTACTAAAAAAACAAAAACATCAAACAAAAAGACAATTAGAATCCTTTGAAGCAACAGGTTTGTTGAGTTCGGATCTTAGAAAAGAATTAAAACAAGTACTAATATTATTAATAAGACGTATTGATAAGTTTGAAAAAAAGATAGAGCAAATAGGAAGATTAGCTTATAAAGACACGGTTGAAAGAATAAAAACGATACCAGGAATCGGGCTAAAAACGGCTATTATGATGAGTGTTATTACAGATAATTTCACAAAATTTGATAACTATAAACAACTGACAGCTTTTGTAGGATTTAGCCCAAGGCTATATCAATCAGGAACAAGTGTAAAAGGTAAAGGACATATTTGTAAAATGGGCAAACCTCAAATTAGAAAACTTTTGTATTTATGTAGTTGGTCTGCAAAAAGAGTAAATAAAAATTGTATCGAAATGTATGAACGACTTAAAGAAAAAGGAAAACCCGAGAGAGTAATTAAAATTGCAATAGCTAATAAATTAATAAAGCAAATTTTTT
The window above is part of the Polaribacter sp. SA4-12 genome. Proteins encoded here:
- a CDS encoding IS110 family transposase, coding for MSKIIGIDISKQTFDVSYLEKDKWMHKIFKNQNTGFEQFIKLISASDWIVMEASGPYYVQLATFLHASSFNVCVLNPLIIRRYSQTRLYRAKTDKKDAKTIAEYGAQYELKRWCPESKPSIEIKQLYTALELLKKQKHQTKRQLESFEATGLLSSDLRKELKQVLILLIRRIDKFEKKIEQIGRLAYKDTVERIKTIPGIGLKTAIMMSVITDNFTKFDNYKQLTAFVGFSPRLYQSGTSVKGKGHICKMGKPQIRKLLYLCSWSAKRVNKNCIEMYERLKEKGKPERVIKIAIANKLIKQIFSIATNKQIYNENHQNLYFLK